The proteins below are encoded in one region of Aquisphaera giovannonii:
- a CDS encoding type IV pilus modification PilV family protein, whose product MKIRTTAGRAAPKGRAGITLTEILIAIMILGIGLISLATLFPIGLLRLREAQRQTRSSLLFESAACDVAARTLFDRNSFLYVDLVNNNYGWPFWYISGGARFDPLVHDTPYYGGAPTGDGAGNGASSTSYGLPFAYDPLWRQITVHPVTGTPGIYLDPVNQDTAEFRFADGTGLLPNDPGGGIPSAHGLQRLTNFNRPGFAGTGPSAFVPSIFVSPEDVVWQDSTINTYNVAFNPTVGVGPSPSSVVPDLSMTYDAAGNQTYQPVNDFRFSWMLTAHQANGSAGAAFDGNVVIFENRIFGTEPAPAPANFRAAGEFVCEGVFGASKNVQLAANAATIGSYGYGMGADRTVLIRWSNTLADPVVKVGDWIADVTYERNQLVVAKRFLFNSGVGAARASTLEWDNMPAQRCYWYQVQKVTPAQDDTTKAGFRSMTVYTNRKLEARTVLNTAGNPLYQNAVLICPQVVNVIPQTFFLR is encoded by the coding sequence ATGAAGATCCGCACGACGGCCGGCCGAGCAGCCCCGAAGGGCCGGGCGGGCATCACGCTCACCGAGATCCTGATCGCGATCATGATCCTGGGCATCGGCCTGATCTCGCTGGCCACGCTCTTCCCGATCGGCCTGCTCCGGCTCCGCGAGGCCCAGCGGCAGACGCGGTCGTCGCTCCTCTTCGAGTCGGCCGCCTGCGACGTCGCCGCGCGGACGCTCTTCGACCGGAACTCGTTCCTCTACGTGGACCTGGTCAACAACAACTACGGCTGGCCCTTCTGGTACATCTCCGGCGGCGCCCGCTTCGACCCGCTCGTCCACGACACGCCCTACTACGGCGGGGCGCCGACCGGCGACGGCGCGGGCAACGGGGCCAGCTCCACGAGCTATGGCCTGCCGTTCGCTTATGACCCGCTCTGGCGGCAGATCACGGTGCACCCGGTGACCGGGACGCCCGGGATCTACCTCGACCCGGTGAACCAGGACACCGCGGAATTCCGCTTCGCCGACGGCACCGGCCTGCTCCCCAACGACCCCGGCGGCGGCATCCCCAGCGCGCACGGCCTCCAGAGGCTGACCAACTTCAACCGGCCGGGCTTCGCCGGGACCGGGCCGTCGGCCTTCGTGCCCTCGATCTTCGTGTCGCCGGAGGACGTCGTCTGGCAGGACTCGACGATCAACACGTACAACGTCGCATTTAACCCCACCGTCGGGGTGGGGCCCTCCCCCAGCTCGGTCGTCCCCGACCTGAGCATGACCTACGACGCGGCGGGTAACCAGACTTATCAGCCGGTGAATGACTTCCGATTCAGCTGGATGCTCACCGCCCACCAGGCCAACGGCTCCGCCGGCGCGGCGTTCGACGGGAACGTGGTCATCTTCGAGAACCGGATCTTCGGCACCGAGCCCGCCCCCGCCCCGGCCAACTTCCGCGCGGCCGGCGAGTTCGTCTGCGAGGGCGTCTTCGGCGCCAGCAAGAACGTCCAGCTGGCGGCCAACGCCGCGACCATCGGCAGCTACGGTTACGGCATGGGCGCGGATCGGACCGTCCTCATCCGCTGGTCGAACACCCTCGCCGACCCCGTCGTGAAGGTGGGCGACTGGATCGCCGACGTGACCTACGAGCGGAATCAGCTGGTGGTCGCCAAGCGTTTCCTGTTCAACTCGGGCGTCGGCGCGGCGAGGGCCTCCACCCTCGAGTGGGACAACATGCCGGCCCAGCGCTGCTACTGGTATCAGGTCCAGAAGGTGACCCCCGCCCAGGACGACACCACGAAGGCCGGCTTCCGATCCATGACGGTCTACACGAACAGGAAGCTCGAGGCGCGGACGGTGCTGAATACCGCCGGCAACCCGCTCTACCAGAACGCCGTGCTGATCTGCCCCCAGGTCGTCAACGTGATCCCGCAGACCTTCTTCCTCCGCTGA
- a CDS encoding PulJ/GspJ family protein — MRQRRHNPDARRAANARANRRGVTLIEMLVTLAVLLVMMTLVVRIFQAATGSLNAAQVYQEIDGQFRRLDSVIRSDLAGATAKMTPPNDPQNHTGYFEYIENEFADIQGEDCDDAIRMTVKAPAGRPFTGRVWLPPPNPSTLTAVEASNYFSSTASFQPITVTSDFAEVIYFLRNGNLYRRVLLVAPERQASIVPTLNNTATIMVGTPSTPATMPTSPPSPFLSSFMPTGLNSLQVSWQSMNDLSAHPAPRGTPYNGNVVILNTLSDLTDRENRWPNQRFADDFLNLSGVDAPDGLADDFNQDNVPDYYPTLYPTVISAPVNNTLVWEPVPYPRTHMPAMAFPFVFPGMYSRPQVWNTGGLNPGWIHSPEPLAGAALNQYDQAPLAYLNSINHAPIDIGDNLPVPITGATGGSSEYQTWWGFPTWRETLSPFWTDPTYPVQGVTSIGLAPGQPRGLAYQDASATVVSDSGNLLPAMNGNYRVIPQPFTDGMGTGVDGAGNGFFVSTNAATNTALSNLWNSGWEDDLVMTGVRSFDIKAYDNSLGTYADLGWGDDPRLTTTLVGGSTTAGGVTTPTPMGTTLFTPYLYGNYDAYNGAYAFPAYANVNGGFFDVVNQTFAHEGRMPPLVNDNRLDASNPNPTYVSPTSYTPAYPAVPTYSSNVGDDNVSIFRLRRTWDSWSTAYTKAPATGINPPRSPLPGFPAGPPFSPPIYPSYPAPYPAPLRGIQIQVRVTDPTSQRIKTLTIRQDFTDKL; from the coding sequence GTGAGACAACGCCGACACAACCCGGATGCCCGCCGAGCCGCGAACGCCAGGGCGAATCGCCGCGGCGTCACGCTCATCGAGATGCTGGTGACGCTGGCGGTGCTGCTGGTCATGATGACGCTCGTCGTCCGGATCTTCCAGGCGGCCACCGGCTCGCTGAACGCGGCCCAGGTGTACCAGGAGATCGACGGCCAGTTCCGACGGCTGGACAGCGTCATCCGCTCGGACCTCGCCGGCGCCACCGCGAAGATGACGCCGCCCAACGACCCGCAGAACCACACGGGCTACTTCGAGTACATCGAGAACGAGTTCGCCGACATCCAGGGCGAGGACTGCGACGACGCCATCCGGATGACCGTCAAGGCCCCCGCCGGCCGCCCCTTCACCGGCCGCGTCTGGCTGCCGCCGCCGAATCCCTCCACCCTGACCGCCGTCGAGGCGAGCAACTACTTCAGCTCGACGGCCAGCTTCCAGCCCATCACCGTCACCAGCGACTTCGCCGAGGTCATCTACTTCCTCCGCAACGGCAACCTCTACCGGCGAGTCCTCCTGGTCGCCCCGGAGCGGCAGGCCTCGATCGTGCCGACGCTCAACAACACCGCCACCATCATGGTCGGCACGCCGTCCACGCCCGCCACGATGCCCACGTCGCCGCCCTCGCCGTTCCTGTCCTCGTTCATGCCGACGGGCCTGAATTCCCTCCAGGTGAGCTGGCAGTCGATGAACGACCTGTCGGCCCACCCGGCCCCCCGGGGCACGCCCTACAACGGCAACGTGGTGATACTCAACACCCTGAGCGACCTGACCGACCGGGAGAATCGCTGGCCCAACCAGCGCTTCGCCGACGACTTCCTGAATCTCTCCGGCGTCGATGCCCCCGACGGCCTGGCGGACGATTTCAATCAGGACAACGTCCCGGACTATTACCCGACGCTCTACCCGACGGTCATCAGCGCCCCGGTCAACAACACGCTCGTCTGGGAGCCGGTCCCTTATCCCCGTACGCACATGCCGGCCATGGCCTTCCCGTTCGTGTTCCCGGGGATGTACTCGAGGCCGCAGGTCTGGAACACGGGCGGCCTGAATCCCGGCTGGATCCACTCGCCGGAGCCCCTGGCCGGCGCGGCCCTCAATCAGTACGACCAGGCCCCCCTGGCCTATCTCAACAGCATCAACCACGCCCCGATCGACATCGGCGACAACCTCCCGGTGCCGATCACGGGGGCGACCGGCGGCAGCAGCGAATATCAGACGTGGTGGGGCTTCCCGACCTGGCGGGAGACCCTCTCGCCATTCTGGACCGACCCGACCTACCCGGTGCAGGGCGTGACCAGCATCGGCCTGGCTCCCGGGCAGCCGCGGGGCCTGGCCTACCAGGATGCGTCCGCGACGGTCGTCTCGGATAGCGGGAACCTGCTCCCGGCGATGAACGGGAACTATCGCGTCATCCCGCAGCCCTTCACCGACGGGATGGGGACGGGCGTGGACGGTGCGGGGAACGGATTCTTCGTGTCCACCAACGCCGCGACCAACACGGCGCTCTCGAACCTGTGGAACTCGGGCTGGGAGGACGACCTCGTCATGACGGGCGTCCGCAGCTTCGACATCAAGGCCTATGACAACAGCCTGGGGACGTACGCGGACCTCGGCTGGGGCGACGACCCCAGGCTGACCACCACGCTCGTCGGGGGCAGCACCACGGCCGGAGGCGTCACCACCCCCACCCCCATGGGTACGACGCTCTTCACGCCGTACCTGTACGGCAACTACGACGCGTACAACGGAGCCTACGCCTTCCCGGCCTACGCCAACGTCAACGGCGGCTTCTTCGACGTGGTGAATCAGACCTTCGCCCACGAGGGACGCATGCCGCCGCTGGTCAACGACAATCGACTGGATGCCTCGAACCCGAACCCGACGTACGTCAGCCCCACGAGTTACACGCCAGCGTATCCCGCCGTGCCGACTTACTCGAGCAACGTCGGGGACGACAACGTGAGCATCTTCCGCCTGCGGCGGACGTGGGACTCGTGGTCCACCGCCTACACCAAGGCCCCGGCCACGGGCATCAACCCACCGAGGTCTCCCCTGCCGGGCTTCCCGGCCGGGCCGCCGTTCTCGCCGCCGATCTACCCGTCGTACCCGGCGCCCTACCCGGCGCCGCTGCGGGGGATCCAGATCCAGGTGCGGGTCACGGACCCGACCAGCCAGCGTATCAAGACGTTGACGATTCGACAGGATTTCACGGATAAGCTGTGA